One part of the Rutidosis leptorrhynchoides isolate AG116_Rl617_1_P2 chromosome 1, CSIRO_AGI_Rlap_v1, whole genome shotgun sequence genome encodes these proteins:
- the LOC139849123 gene encoding uncharacterized protein — protein MGSLPYMIGCMSNYNHTGRQMTVRGGRQNKLSPKYFGPFQIIERIGKVAYKLQLQATSQIHPVIHVSQLKVHRGVAPATIGNLPVLDPNGLIATAPLKILGRKLVKQNNRAAVYVLTQWIDGNEDDATWEPAEDLNRRYPDFQIDA, from the coding sequence ATGGGGAGTTTACCATACATGATTGGGTGTATGTCAAATTACAACCACACAGGCAGGCAGATGACCGTAAGAGGAGGAAGGCAGAACAAGCTTTCACCCAAATATTTTGGCCCTTTCCAGATAATTGAAAGGATTGGGAAGGTGGCTTATAAACTGCAGTTACAAGCAACATCACAAATACATCCAGTAATTCATGTTTCACAACTCAAAGTGCATAGAGGAGTTGCTCCTGCTACGATTGGGAATTTACCTGTCCTAGACCCAAATGGGTTAATTGCTACTGCCCCACTGAAGATTTTAGGGCGAAAATTAGTGAAACAGAACAATCGAGCTGCAGTGTATGTGTTAACTCAATGGATAGATGGAAATGAAGATGATGCTACTTGGGAACCTGCTGAGGACTTGAATCGTCGGTATCCTGATTTTCAAATCGATGCTTGA